In Xenorhabdus griffiniae, the genomic window ACACCAGTATTGTTAGAATGTTAGGAACTGGACGTACCAGATGGATTGAAATGTTTATGGGGCATTAATATTAGATTATATGGCTATTTAATCGTTTTATTTTATTGGGTGAAATTTAAGATCTTGTGTTAATTTATTGATAGTTTTACTTATTTTCTAAATGGTACTATTTTTAATTATTATTAATTCTAAGCGAAATCATTAGCTAAATATATTAAAAAAACAGAAAACCCCGTTGCTGCAAATGCAGCAACGGGGTTTTTCAAGCAATGATTTATTTAATCACTTGAATAAGTTAGCACTTAATATTGACGCTAAAACTTAAACATTAATGCTCAAACATCGCAGAGATTGATTCTTCATTGCTGATACGGCGAATGGCTTCAGCCAGCATACCAGACAGTGTCAAAGTGCGAACTTTGTTCAACGCCTTAATCTCATCAGACAGAGGAATTGTGTCACAGACCACAAATTCATCGATCACTGAGTTCTTGATGTTTTCCACTGCATTGCCAGAGAAAATAGGGTGGGTTGCATAAGCAAACACCCGTTTCGCTCCGCGCTCTTTCAATGCCTCAGCCGCTTTACACAGTGTGCCACCTGTATCGATCATGTCATCGACCAGAACACAATCACGGCCAGCAACATCACCAATAATATGCATCACTTGAGAAACGTTTGCACGTGGGCGACGTTTATCGATGATAGCCATATCTGTATCGTTTAGCAGCTTGGCAATCGCACGGGCGCGAACAACACCACCGATATCTGGAGAGACAACAATGGGGTTTTCCAGCTCTTTCTGGAGCATATCTTCCAGAAGAATTGGGCTACCAAATACATTATCAACCGGAACATCAAAGAAACCTTGGATCTGCTCGGCGTGTAGGTCAACAGTGAGAACACGGTCTACACCAACGCTGGACAGAAAATCAGCAACAACTTTTGCAGTGATAGGTACACGTGCCGAACGGACACGGCGATCCTGACGGGCATAACCGAAGTAAGGAATAACAGCGGTAATACGACCAGCAGAAGCACGACGTAGCGCATCGACCATAACAACTAATTCCATCAGGTTGTCGTTGGTTGGTGCACAAGTAGACTGGATGATGAAAACATCACCGCCGCGTACATTTTCATTGATTTGAACACTGACTTCACCGTCGCTAAAACGACCGACAGCAGCGTCTCCCAGGTTAGTGTACAGGCGGTTGGCAACACGTTGTGCTAGTTCAGGTGTGGCATTACCAGCAAAAAGTTTCATATCGGGCACGAGAAAAACCTCAGGCTTGCGTCCAGAGAGATATTGTTGACCAATCAAACAAATATTGCTTATTGGTTCAATAACATGGGTATCCCAGAGCGGAATGTATGCAAGGGAGAAATGTTAACGCCACGCGCAACAAAACCCTGCATCCACTCTGGAGTTTCATTTAACACCCTACGGGCCGATGCTTCTGATTCGAACTCGCCGAAAACACATGCACCGGTTCCGGTCAGGCGTGACGGTGCGTATTCTAACAGCCATAAAAGAAGCTGTTCAACCTCACGAAAACGTTTTCTTGCGATTGGTTCAC contains:
- the prs gene encoding ribose-phosphate diphosphokinase, which encodes MPDMKLFAGNATPELAQRVANRLYTNLGDAAVGRFSDGEVSVQINENVRGGDVFIIQSTCAPTNDNLMELVVMVDALRRASAGRITAVIPYFGYARQDRRVRSARVPITAKVVADFLSSVGVDRVLTVDLHAEQIQGFFDVPVDNVFGSPILLEDMLQKELENPIVVSPDIGGVVRARAIAKLLNDTDMAIIDKRRPRANVSQVMHIIGDVAGRDCVLVDDMIDTGGTLCKAAEALKERGAKRVFAYATHPIFSGNAVENIKNSVIDEFVVCDTIPLSDEIKALNKVRTLTLSGMLAEAIRRISNEESISAMFEH